The Cryobacterium roopkundense sequence GAAGGTCATGGCCGGATACCTGGACTCGATGCTCGACATCGACTTTCCGGTCATACCGGGATGGGACGTCGCTGGGATCGTCGAGGCCGTAGGTGTCGATTCGCCCCTGTTTCAGGTGGGCGATGAGGTGATCTCCAACGGGCGCAAGGACTACGTCCACGGTGGCAGTTTCGCCGAGTTCATTGCCCTTCCGGAGCGCCTCGTGGCGCGAAAGCCGGCTTCGCTGAACTGGGAGCAGTCCGCAGGTCTGCCGCTCGCCGGGCTCACAGCATTCCAGGTGCTCACCCGTCTGGCGGTCGGAACCGGCGACACCGTTCTCATCCACGGTGGCGCCGGGGGAGTGGGCTCGCTCGGAATCCAGATCGCTGTCGCTCGGGGCGCCCGGGTTATCGCCACCAGCTCGGCGGCCAACCACGACTTCCTCCGCGCTCTGGGGGCCGAACCCGTCGCCTACGGCGGCGGCCTGACCGAGCGCGTACGTGCGCTGGCTCCGGGAGGCGTCGACGTGGTGGCAGACTTCGTCGGTGGTGTCCTTGACACGACTCTGGCCGTGCTTGCGCCGGGCGGCCGACACGCCTCCGTCGCGGACGGAGAGGTCGTGGCTCACGGCGGCACGTGGATGTGGGTCGACCCGGCCGGGGCGGACCTGAAGCGGCTCGCGGATCTGGTCGACGAGCACGGGTTCAGCGTTGAGGTGGCGCGCAGCTTTCCCCTCGATCAGG is a genomic window containing:
- a CDS encoding NADP-dependent oxidoreductase, producing MRAMTYNEYGSPDVLELTEQPVPKVGPGMVLIRVKAAAVNPVDWKVMAGYLDSMLDIDFPVIPGWDVAGIVEAVGVDSPLFQVGDEVISNGRKDYVHGGSFAEFIALPERLVARKPASLNWEQSAGLPLAGLTAFQVLTRLAVGTGDTVLIHGGAGGVGSLGIQIAVARGARVIATSSAANHDFLRALGAEPVAYGGGLTERVRALAPGGVDVVADFVGGVLDTTLAVLAPGGRHASVADGEVVAHGGTWMWVDPAGADLKRLADLVDEHGFSVEVARSFPLDQAADAYRLNMLGHTRGKIVVTP